A window of the Gasterosteus aculeatus chromosome 21, fGasAcu3.hap1.1, whole genome shotgun sequence genome harbors these coding sequences:
- the anxa13 gene encoding annexin A13, with translation MGNCQPTIVPYEDFDVVADIKGIRKACKGFGTDEQAIIDILANRSADQRQEIKNAYFEKYDDELVDVLKKELSGNFENAILAMLDPPVVFAVKELRKAMKGAGTDEDVLVEILCTATNDHIAMFKECYFQVHERDLEADIEGDTSGDVRNLLMALLQGNRDESYEVDEELAEQDATCLFEAGEGSLGTDESTFTFILASRNYLQLQVTFKIYEQLSGTEILDTIENETSGTLKKCYTALVRVAKNPQLYFARRLHDAMKGAGTDEDTLIRIIVCRSEYDLETIKDMYLEKYDVSLKEALKGECGGDFKRLLLAICH, from the exons ATGGGCAACTGTCAA CCCACCATCGTGCCCTACGAGGACTTTGACGTCGTGGCCGACATCAAGGGCATCCGCAAGGCCTGCAAAGGCTTCG GAACCGACGAGCAGGCCATCATCGACATCCTGGCCAATCGCAGCGCAGATCAGCGGCAGGAAATCAAAAACGCCTATTTTGAGAAGTACGACGAT GAGCTGGTGGACGTGTTGAAGAAAGAGTTGTCGGGGAACTTTGAGAACGCCATCCTCGCCATGCTGGACCCGCCCGTCGTCTTCGCGGTGAAGGAGCTGAGGAAGGCCATGAAGGGGGCGGGCACCGACGAAGACGTCCTGGTGGAGATCCTCTGCACCGCCACCAACGAC CACATCGCCATGTTCAAGGAGTGCTACTTTCAAG TGCACGAGCGCGATCTGGAAGCGGACATCGAGGGAGACACGAGCGGCGACGTGAGAAACCTGCTCATGGCTCTGTTGCAG GGCAACCGAGATGAGAGCTACGAGGTGGacgaggagctggctgagcaaGACGCTACCTGCCTCTTTGAG GCCGGCGAGGGGAGTTTGGGAACAGACGAGTCCACTTTCACCTTCATCCTGGCCTCCAGAAATTACCTGCAGCTGCAGGTCACCTTCAAGATATACGAGCAG CTCTCTGGAACCGAGATCCTGGACACCATCGAGAACGAGACTTCCGGGACGCTGAAGAAATGCTACACCGCTCTTG TGAGAGTCGCCAAGAACCCTCAGCTGTACTTCGCCAGGCGTCTCCACGACGCCATGAAGGGAGCGGGGACCGACGAGGACACCCTCATCCGCATCATCGTGTGTCGCTCTGAG TACGACTTGGAGACCATCAAGGACATGTACCTGGAGAAATACGACGTGTCCCTGAAGGAGGCCCTGAAGGGCGAGTGCGGCGGCGACTTCAAGCGCCTCCTCCTGGCGATCTGCCACTGA
- the gemin6 gene encoding gem-associated protein 6, which produces MQCGWPLLGPLQWMRYVNKQVKVKAGKDEERRGWLLTVDPVSASLVLVNFGEEEGRASVQVVMGHAVEEVEVLQEADEETTQRLQTSFLPPQTRSLDPAELRRRRGGVRRWLEKNRFPVEEEGDELKVAGVLTIAAPYGPDDCYSSNQIILDRIQKLMRNQVQLQPDHPETDPA; this is translated from the coding sequence ATGCAGTGCGGCTGGCCCCTGTTAGGTCCGCTGCAGTGGATGCGTTACGTCAACAAACAGGTGAAAGTGAAGGCGGGAAAAGATGAGGAGCGCCGCGGCTGGCTGCTCACCGTGGACCCGGTCTCCGCCAGCCTGGTGCTGGTCAActtcggggaggaggaggggagggcgtCGGTGCAGGTGGTGATGGGGCACgctgtggaggaggtggaggtcctCCAGGAGGCCGACGAGGAGACCACGCAGCGTCTCCagacctccttcctccccccgcaGACCCGCAGCCTGGACCCGgcggagctgaggaggaggagagggggcgtCCGCAGGTGGCTGGAGAAGAACCGGTTcccggtggaggaggagggggacgagcTGAAGGTGGCGGGGGTCCTGACCATCGCTGCCCCGTACGGACCCGATGACTGCTACAGCTCCAACCAGATCATCCTGGACCGCATCCAGAAACTGATGCGCAATCAGGTCCAGCTCCAACCAGATCACCCAGAAACGGATCCAGCCTGA
- the LOC120811589 gene encoding DELTA-sagatoxin-Srs1a-like — MEPLPPRIQPSSSGEALFTKPSVQTKGCFGVFTYDLLDVSTRGCSKRIAVLYRVPFDRNKKSNQYGVGIFDTSKECDLDLFNEMSKNENAAFVSGEAKGPSLHHEGDNVNITATMSDCSKSIMKVVLSD; from the coding sequence ATGGAACCTCTGCCGCCTCGCATCCAACCCTCCTCGTCTGGAGAGGCTCTATTCACCAAGCCTTCGGTCCAAACGAAAGGATGCTTCGGGGTCTTCACCTACGACCTCCTGGACGTTTCTACCAGAGGATGCTCCAAGAGAATCGCTGTGCTGTACCGGGTTCCGTTTGACCGGAACAAGAAGTCAAACCAGTACGGCGTGGGAATCTTTGACACCAGCAAGGAGTGCGACCTCGATCTTTTCAATGAGATGTCCAAAAACGAAAACGCAGCATTCGTCAGCGGCGAAGCCAAAGGTCCCAGTCTGCACCACGAGGGGGACAACGTTAACATCACGGCCACGATGTCCGACTGCTCCAAAAGCATCATGAAGGTGGTTCTGAGCGACTGA